The Mucilaginibacter terrenus genome has a segment encoding these proteins:
- a CDS encoding M1 family metallopeptidase: MQRNCLKCVTALLLSVFCFTVSAQTKTTSGGKLKPEQANMDVRHYTIALDVNFEQKTIDGYTTIDIITAKPTRTLLFDLLDSLNVKSVSVNGTSEPFVYKNNLININTTKELPAGKYAVKVVYGGKPHIAVRPPWDDGFTFTRDSTGHDWLAVTAEGTGGKIYYPCKDHPSDEPNEGADLIITVPKGLVVAGPGLLVKQSTSGNKATFHWRTKYTINNYSILFNVGDYKLVKRSYKSIAGNTVPMWFYVLNEHAEKADKLMDIFEVTIHEKEKYFGEYPWAKEKVGLVETPHLGMEHQSMVAYGNKFRYVKVGNQDYDWLLHHEFGHEWWGNKVTAIDWADYWIHEGIDSYSDALFTLEFAGKPAYIDYFKKSGKGIQNKQPLVLGKDIDEESAYNNDIYTKGAFFMHTLNYVMGDSLFFPTLKSFATSPEHTYNNLNNTDGVEEFFSKAYGKSLKPLFDMYLRTTNKLEISVTTGRRDNQYLIKLSNINMDLPLDVTTDGGVHHITASSKGIIITSKTMPVIDADGWYFKKVTYE, translated from the coding sequence ATGCAAAGAAACTGTCTTAAATGCGTTACCGCTTTACTTCTTTCTGTCTTCTGTTTTACCGTCTCCGCGCAAACTAAAACAACCTCCGGCGGTAAGCTCAAGCCCGAACAGGCCAACATGGATGTGCGCCATTATACCATAGCGCTGGACGTAAATTTTGAGCAAAAGACAATAGATGGTTACACCACTATTGACATTATCACTGCGAAACCTACGCGCACATTGTTGTTCGATCTGCTCGACTCACTTAATGTAAAAAGCGTGTCCGTTAATGGCACGAGCGAGCCATTTGTTTATAAGAACAACCTCATCAACATCAATACAACTAAAGAACTACCCGCTGGTAAGTACGCCGTTAAGGTGGTTTATGGCGGCAAGCCACATATTGCCGTTCGTCCGCCCTGGGACGATGGCTTTACCTTCACTCGCGATAGCACTGGCCACGATTGGCTGGCAGTTACTGCCGAGGGCACTGGCGGCAAGATCTATTACCCGTGCAAAGATCACCCCTCCGACGAGCCAAATGAAGGTGCCGATCTCATTATTACTGTGCCTAAGGGTCTGGTGGTTGCCGGTCCGGGATTGCTGGTGAAACAGTCAACCAGTGGCAATAAGGCTACTTTTCATTGGCGCACCAAATACACCATCAACAACTACAGCATTCTTTTTAACGTAGGCGACTACAAACTGGTAAAACGCAGTTACAAAAGCATCGCCGGCAACACGGTACCAATGTGGTTCTACGTACTTAACGAGCATGCCGAAAAAGCTGATAAGCTGATGGACATCTTCGAGGTAACCATCCACGAAAAGGAGAAGTACTTTGGCGAATACCCTTGGGCTAAAGAAAAAGTCGGGCTGGTAGAAACGCCACACTTAGGTATGGAGCACCAAAGCATGGTGGCTTACGGCAACAAGTTCAGGTATGTAAAAGTAGGCAACCAAGATTACGACTGGCTGCTGCACCACGAGTTCGGTCACGAATGGTGGGGAAACAAAGTTACCGCTATTGACTGGGCCGACTACTGGATACACGAGGGAATAGATAGCTACTCTGATGCGCTTTTTACCCTGGAGTTTGCCGGTAAACCAGCTTATATAGACTACTTTAAAAAATCAGGTAAAGGCATCCAGAACAAGCAGCCATTGGTATTAGGTAAAGACATTGATGAAGAGTCGGCATACAATAATGACATTTATACCAAGGGGGCCTTTTTTATGCACACGCTTAATTATGTTATGGGCGACAGCCTTTTCTTCCCTACTTTGAAAAGCTTTGCTACATCGCCGGAACACACCTATAATAACCTCAACAATACAGATGGTGTAGAAGAGTTCTTCAGCAAAGCTTACGGTAAATCGTTAAAGCCTTTGTTTGACATGTACCTGCGTACTACCAATAAGCTTGAGATAAGCGTTACCACCGGACGACGCGACAACCAATATTTGATCAAGCTTTCTAACATCAATATGGATCTCCCTCTTGATGTTACAACCGATGGCGGTGTGCATCACATTACGGCGAGCAGTAAAGGCATTATCATCACCAGCAAAACCATGCCGGTTATAGATGCGGATGGCTGGTATTTCAAGAAAGTAACTTACGAATAG
- the cobA gene encoding uroporphyrinogen-III C-methyltransferase — MIITTTKNTVKEPRITLVGAGPGDAELITIKGIKALQAADVVLYDALVNEELLEFAPEGATKVYVGKRSGDHSFSQENINKLMIDYALNYGHVVRLKGGDPFVFGRGYEELDHAADYSIPAEVIPGISSSIGVPGLQGIPVTHRGLSESFWVVTGTTSEGKVSADLYEAAKTKATVVVLMGIHKLAEIAEIFRNKGKHRLPAAVIQSGSTANEKVVVGIVDTIAELAEENNISSPALIVFGDVVSLHPKFQPIREFYDIVAQE, encoded by the coding sequence ATGATCATTACAACAACAAAGAACACGGTAAAAGAACCACGGATCACATTGGTTGGTGCTGGCCCCGGCGATGCCGAACTGATCACCATAAAAGGCATAAAAGCTTTACAAGCTGCCGATGTGGTGCTTTATGATGCCCTGGTGAACGAAGAGCTGCTGGAGTTTGCGCCCGAAGGTGCTACCAAGGTTTACGTAGGTAAACGCTCGGGGGATCATTCTTTTTCACAGGAGAACATTAACAAGCTAATGATAGACTATGCCCTTAACTATGGGCACGTTGTACGTTTAAAAGGCGGCGATCCGTTTGTATTTGGCCGGGGTTACGAAGAGCTTGACCACGCTGCCGATTACAGCATTCCCGCCGAAGTTATCCCCGGCATCTCAAGTTCTATTGGTGTACCCGGCCTGCAGGGTATCCCGGTAACCCATCGTGGTTTAAGCGAGAGTTTTTGGGTGGTAACCGGCACCACTTCAGAAGGAAAAGTATCTGCCGACCTGTATGAAGCAGCCAAAACCAAAGCAACTGTTGTTGTGCTGATGGGTATTCATAAACTTGCCGAAATAGCGGAGATATTCCGTAACAAAGGCAAGCACAGGCTGCCTGCTGCCGTAATACAAAGCGGCTCTACCGCAAACGAGAAAGTTGTTGTAGGCATTGTAGATACCATTGCCGAACTCGCAGAAGAGAACAACATCTCCTCTCCTGCTTTGATCGTGTTTGGTGACGTAGTCTCTTTACACCCAAAATTTCAGCCCATCAGGGAGTTTTATGACATTGTTGCACAAGAATAA
- a CDS encoding TSUP family transporter translates to MTLLHKNNITEPQPEKTRGNELFPVFLKLENLHTVLVGGGNVGLEKLTALLQNSPAAAVTVVSKTFLPQIEALAGGHPQVVLKQKAFEETDLEAADIVIAATNDSDLNKYARQAAHDRKLLINVADKPALCDFYLGSIVQKGDLKLAISTNGKSPTVAKRLKEVLNEALPAELDITLQQMSQVRNNLSGDFAHKVKELNKVTAILIGGEKPPSNKLLKLVVWGTFVLFLAITFSALWLKEPGFKNFVEHINPMFYYFLGAGFVFALIDGAIGMSYGVTSTTFSLSMGIPPASASMGVHLSEIMSNGIAGWMHYRMGNVNWKLFKLLLVPGIIGAVTGAYLLSSLEHYAQYTKPLVSVYTLILGSVIFMKAINLNRKRKGGKIKNISLLGLGGGFIDAVGGGGWGSIVLSTLIAGGRHPRFSLGTVKLSRFFVALMGSLTFIAMLNGKHWEAVAGLIIGSALASPIAARISNKISARAIMFAVAVIVILISLRSIILFITKVF, encoded by the coding sequence ATGACATTGTTGCACAAGAATAATATAACAGAGCCTCAGCCGGAAAAAACGCGTGGAAATGAACTTTTCCCCGTATTTTTAAAGCTGGAGAACCTGCATACGGTGCTTGTCGGCGGCGGTAATGTTGGCTTGGAAAAGCTAACCGCCCTGCTGCAGAACAGCCCCGCAGCAGCGGTGACTGTCGTATCTAAAACTTTCCTGCCGCAAATAGAGGCATTAGCCGGCGGGCACCCGCAAGTAGTGCTTAAACAGAAGGCTTTTGAAGAAACAGACCTGGAAGCTGCCGATATTGTAATTGCTGCTACAAACGATTCCGACCTGAACAAGTACGCGCGGCAAGCGGCACATGACCGTAAGTTGCTGATTAATGTGGCTGACAAGCCGGCGCTATGCGATTTTTATCTTGGCTCTATTGTACAAAAGGGCGACTTAAAATTAGCCATTTCTACAAACGGGAAATCACCCACAGTAGCCAAGCGCCTTAAAGAGGTTTTAAACGAAGCGCTACCTGCAGAGCTTGACATAACCCTGCAGCAGATGAGCCAGGTACGCAACAACCTCTCTGGCGACTTTGCTCACAAAGTGAAAGAACTTAACAAGGTAACAGCTATTTTAATCGGCGGCGAAAAACCACCCAGCAACAAGCTGCTGAAACTGGTGGTTTGGGGTACGTTTGTCCTGTTCCTGGCAATTACCTTTTCGGCACTGTGGCTTAAAGAGCCTGGTTTTAAAAACTTTGTAGAGCATATTAATCCAATGTTTTACTACTTCCTGGGAGCTGGTTTTGTATTCGCCCTTATCGATGGAGCTATAGGCATGTCTTACGGTGTTACCTCTACTACCTTTTCTCTGTCCATGGGTATCCCTCCTGCATCTGCCAGTATGGGCGTGCACCTTTCAGAAATAATGAGCAACGGCATAGCCGGCTGGATGCATTATAGGATGGGTAACGTAAACTGGAAGCTGTTTAAATTACTACTCGTACCAGGCATTATAGGTGCAGTAACCGGCGCTTACCTGTTATCATCGCTGGAGCATTACGCTCAGTATACTAAGCCGCTGGTATCTGTTTACACGCTGATATTGGGTTCTGTTATATTCATGAAAGCTATCAATCTGAACCGCAAACGTAAAGGCGGAAAGATCAAAAACATATCCTTACTGGGATTAGGCGGCGGTTTTATCGACGCTGTTGGTGGTGGCGGCTGGGGTTCTATTGTACTCTCCACTTTAATTGCCGGTGGACGCCATCCAAGGTTTTCGCTGGGAACGGTAAAGCTATCAAGGTTTTTCGTCGCCTTAATGGGCTCGCTTACGTTTATAGCCATGCTTAATGGCAAACATTGGGAAGCGGTAGCAGGATTGATCATCGGCAGTGCGCTGGCATCGCCAATAGCCGCACGAATATCAAACAAGATCTCTGCGCGGGCAATCATGTTTGCGGTAGCAGTTATTGTAATTTTAATCAGTTTACGCAGTATAATTTTATTTATAACAAAGGTTTTTTAA
- a CDS encoding HEPN domain-containing protein: MQSFRTELENPIVEQDIIDLERKIRAFREGKIHDEKFRSLRLARGVYGQRQPGVQMVRIKLPFGKVTFKQLLKIADISDEYGSSNLHLTTRQDIQIHYVSLDRTPQLWAELEQDDITLREACGNTVRNVTASPTAGIDPKEPFDVSPYAQATFEYFLRNPVCQEMGRKFKISFSSTDDDTAFSYIHDLGFIPKLKENGDRGFKVMLGGGLGAQPLLASIVEEFLPEAQLIPFIEAIIRVFDRYGERNNRNKARMKYLIQKLGLDEVLRLAKEERTALKVKTYPINRNAIEEAPLPTATAYPQVEIANPFRYDQWLATNVFEQKQTGFYGVYIKVPVGDIPSDKARALVAAIQPYVGDEIRITQNQGLLLKFVRKEALAALYEGLHALDLAAPGFDSLADVTTCPGTDTCNLGISNSMTMARVLEDVIYNEYEDFIYNRDIKIKISGCMNSCGQHGLAHIGFHGSSLKAGAKVLPSVQVMLGGGTVGDGVGRAAERVIKVPSKRATHVLRAVLNDYKALSHEEERFNDYYDRQGKDYFYRLLKPLADLATLTDDEFVDWGHQETFATAIGVGECAGVVIDLVATLLYEADEKLGWANGSYEKGLWSDAIYHSYNTMISCAKALLLDKGVNSSTQAGIIKEFDNNYVETGELTLNGSFTDLVLQINKNEPSEKFATAYKQQATQFLALVKEKREAVLQS; this comes from the coding sequence ATGCAGAGCTTCAGGACAGAACTGGAGAACCCGATAGTAGAGCAGGACATCATAGACCTGGAGCGAAAAATACGTGCTTTCCGTGAAGGGAAGATCCACGACGAGAAGTTCCGTAGTCTTCGACTTGCACGTGGTGTTTACGGGCAGCGCCAGCCGGGTGTACAAATGGTGCGTATAAAGCTGCCATTTGGTAAGGTGACCTTCAAACAGTTGCTGAAAATAGCCGACATCTCCGATGAATACGGCAGCAGCAATCTGCACCTAACTACCCGCCAGGACATCCAGATACATTATGTAAGCCTGGACCGTACCCCACAGTTATGGGCCGAACTGGAACAAGATGATATAACTCTACGCGAAGCCTGTGGTAATACTGTCCGCAACGTAACTGCATCGCCTACTGCCGGCATCGACCCAAAAGAACCATTTGATGTTTCACCGTATGCACAGGCAACATTCGAGTATTTTCTTCGAAATCCTGTTTGCCAGGAAATGGGCCGCAAATTCAAGATCTCGTTCTCGTCAACGGATGACGATACCGCTTTCTCTTACATACATGACCTCGGCTTCATCCCCAAATTAAAAGAGAATGGCGACAGGGGCTTTAAGGTAATGCTAGGTGGCGGTTTAGGCGCGCAGCCCTTACTGGCAAGTATAGTTGAAGAGTTTTTACCTGAAGCCCAACTTATACCGTTTATAGAGGCTATCATCCGTGTGTTCGACCGCTACGGAGAGCGCAATAATCGCAATAAGGCCCGTATGAAGTATCTTATTCAAAAACTAGGTTTAGATGAAGTGCTGCGCCTGGCCAAAGAAGAACGTACCGCATTAAAGGTTAAAACCTACCCTATCAACCGTAATGCTATAGAAGAGGCACCCCTGCCAACAGCAACAGCATATCCGCAGGTAGAAATAGCTAACCCTTTCCGTTATGATCAATGGCTGGCAACCAATGTTTTCGAACAAAAGCAAACCGGTTTTTACGGGGTGTACATAAAAGTTCCCGTTGGCGATATCCCGTCAGATAAGGCACGCGCGTTAGTTGCCGCTATACAGCCTTATGTCGGCGACGAGATACGTATTACACAAAACCAGGGCCTATTACTCAAGTTTGTTCGTAAAGAAGCGTTGGCTGCCCTGTACGAAGGCCTGCACGCGCTGGACCTTGCCGCCCCGGGTTTTGACAGCCTTGCCGACGTAACCACCTGTCCCGGTACTGATACTTGCAACCTGGGCATCAGCAACAGCATGACTATGGCGCGGGTACTGGAAGATGTGATCTATAACGAATACGAAGATTTTATTTATAACCGCGATATCAAGATTAAAATAAGTGGTTGTATGAACAGTTGCGGTCAACATGGGCTAGCGCATATCGGCTTTCACGGCAGTTCGTTAAAAGCCGGCGCTAAAGTACTCCCTTCTGTACAAGTGATGTTAGGCGGTGGTACGGTAGGCGACGGTGTGGGCCGGGCCGCCGAACGGGTGATAAAAGTACCGTCTAAACGTGCAACACATGTTTTAAGAGCGGTACTGAACGACTACAAAGCTTTATCTCACGAGGAAGAACGGTTTAATGATTATTACGACAGGCAGGGAAAAGATTACTTCTACCGCCTGTTAAAGCCACTTGCCGACCTGGCCACCCTTACAGATGACGAGTTTGTAGACTGGGGGCACCAGGAAACCTTTGCCACAGCAATAGGTGTTGGTGAGTGTGCCGGTGTGGTAATAGACCTGGTCGCAACGCTGCTGTACGAAGCAGATGAAAAACTTGGGTGGGCAAACGGCTCATACGAAAAGGGATTATGGAGCGATGCCATATACCACTCATACAATACCATGATCAGCTGCGCTAAAGCCTTATTGCTTGATAAAGGCGTAAACAGCAGCACGCAGGCAGGCATTATAAAAGAATTTGATAACAATTACGTAGAAACAGGCGAGCTCACCCTTAACGGCAGCTTTACGGACCTGGTGCTGCAAATAAACAAGAACGAACCGTCAGAAAAATTTGCAACTGCCTATAAACAACAGGCAACGCAGTTCCTGGCATTGGTTAAAGAAAAAAGAGAGGCGGTGTTACAGTCATGA
- a CDS encoding polyprenyl synthetase family protein: MRKLENLQALIATSVEKLAYPVYPAELYEPIKYILAIGGKRMRPALLLMACDLFGGDVEAALPPALAIEVFHNFTLMHDDIMDNAPKRRGRATVHEKWNNNVAILSGDVMLIEGYKLMMQVRNDLLHQVLDIFNDTAVGVCEGQQLDMTFETSNNITIAEYINMIRLKTAVVLGGALKIGALIGNADQTDADLLSDFGVNLGIAFQLQDDILDVYGDPEKFGKQVGGDIISNKKTYLLLKAQELSGSDELNTWLATAQFDAAEKVAAVTAIYNKVDVRRHAEAEMQAYAEKAFTALEKINLPEDSKQYLRDFADGLLVREY; the protein is encoded by the coding sequence ATGAGAAAACTCGAAAACCTGCAAGCGCTCATAGCCACATCTGTAGAGAAGCTGGCTTACCCGGTTTATCCGGCTGAGCTTTACGAGCCGATAAAATACATTTTAGCAATAGGCGGCAAACGTATGCGACCTGCCCTGCTGCTGATGGCTTGCGACCTGTTTGGCGGCGATGTAGAAGCTGCCCTTCCTCCTGCCCTTGCCATCGAGGTGTTCCACAACTTTACGTTGATGCATGACGACATTATGGACAATGCGCCAAAACGCCGTGGCCGTGCTACCGTCCATGAAAAATGGAACAACAACGTGGCGATCCTCAGCGGGGACGTAATGCTGATTGAAGGTTATAAGCTGATGATGCAGGTACGTAACGATCTCCTTCACCAGGTACTGGACATTTTTAATGATACTGCTGTAGGCGTATGTGAAGGCCAGCAGTTGGACATGACGTTCGAGACCAGCAATAACATTACCATTGCGGAGTACATTAACATGATCCGCCTGAAAACAGCTGTGGTATTGGGCGGCGCTTTAAAGATAGGCGCGCTTATTGGTAATGCTGATCAAACGGATGCTGACTTGTTATCCGACTTTGGCGTTAACCTTGGCATCGCGTTTCAGTTGCAGGACGACATACTGGACGTTTATGGTGACCCAGAGAAATTTGGCAAACAGGTTGGCGGAGACATCATCTCCAATAAAAAAACATATTTGCTACTTAAAGCTCAGGAATTATCAGGCAGTGATGAACTTAATACCTGGCTTGCCACTGCTCAGTTTGATGCAGCTGAAAAAGTAGCTGCAGTAACGGCCATTTATAACAAGGTTGATGTAAGGCGCCACGCCGAAGCAGAAATGCAGGCCTATGCCGAAAAAGCTTTTACGGCACTCGAGAAAATAAACCTGCCGGAAGACAGCAAACAATACCTCCGCGATTTTGCGGATGGCTTGCTGGTGAGGGAATATTAG
- the cysD gene encoding sulfate adenylyltransferase subunit CysD: MSRHRLDHLDELEAEAIYILREVAGQFEKPALLFSGGKDSITLVHLALKAFRPGKFPFPLVHIDTGHNFDETITYRDEMIARIGEKLIIGHVQDSINKGKVIEQKGKNASRNALQTVTLLDTIAKHGFDACIGGARRDEEKARAKERIFSVRDEFGQWDPKRQRPELWNIYNGKIHKGENVRVFPISNWTELDVWNYIRRENIPLPTIYFAHQRDCITRNGQLMAASPFLNMDEDDVITRRNVRFRTVGDMTCTAAVESYAFEIDDIIDEIASSKISERGARMDDKVSEAAMEERKKGGYF, translated from the coding sequence ATGAGCAGACACCGGTTAGATCACCTGGACGAGTTAGAGGCAGAAGCCATATACATTTTGCGCGAAGTTGCCGGGCAGTTTGAAAAGCCTGCTTTGCTATTTTCCGGCGGTAAAGATTCTATTACGCTGGTGCACCTTGCATTAAAAGCATTTCGCCCGGGTAAGTTTCCTTTTCCGCTGGTACATATAGACACCGGCCATAACTTTGACGAAACTATTACCTACCGTGATGAGATGATCGCCCGCATAGGTGAGAAATTAATCATAGGCCATGTGCAGGACAGCATTAACAAGGGCAAGGTAATAGAACAAAAAGGCAAAAACGCCAGTCGCAATGCGCTGCAAACAGTCACCCTTTTGGACACCATTGCCAAACACGGTTTTGATGCTTGTATAGGCGGCGCCCGCCGCGACGAGGAAAAAGCCCGCGCTAAAGAACGCATCTTTTCTGTACGTGATGAATTTGGCCAGTGGGATCCTAAACGCCAGCGCCCCGAGTTGTGGAACATCTACAACGGCAAAATTCATAAAGGGGAGAACGTACGCGTGTTCCCGATAAGCAACTGGACAGAACTTGATGTATGGAATTACATCCGCAGGGAGAATATTCCATTACCTACTATTTACTTCGCCCACCAAAGGGATTGCATTACCCGCAACGGCCAGTTAATGGCGGCTTCCCCATTCCTGAATATGGATGAGGATGATGTGATAACCCGCAGAAACGTACGCTTCCGTACAGTTGGCGACATGACCTGTACCGCGGCAGTGGAATCTTACGCGTTCGAGATAGATGACATCATCGACGAGATTGCATCCTCTAAAATAAGTGAGCGTGGCGCCCGTATGGACGACAAGGTAAGCGAAGCTGCTATGGAAGAACGCAAAAAAGGCGGGTATTTTTAA
- a CDS encoding phosphoadenylyl-sulfate reductase: protein MADTTYISQLIDGKDPVLALQVLANEFPGGIVFSTSFGWEDQVITHMIFANNIPIKVFTLETGRLFPETYYVWNRTMEIYGQPIHAYYPVHHLLEEMVNRKGPNSFYESVENRKECCGIRKIEPLHRALAGNKLWVTGIRAEQSPNREDMSNVEWDAGNNLYKFHPIFNWTLDDVKAYIKLHNIPYNTLHDRGFPSIGCAPCTRAVQPGEDFRAGRWWWEDQSKKECGLHSHAVELNDLKE, encoded by the coding sequence GTGGCAGATACTACTTACATATCGCAGCTGATCGACGGGAAAGATCCGGTTCTAGCTTTACAGGTGCTGGCTAATGAATTCCCGGGCGGGATCGTGTTCTCCACCAGTTTCGGGTGGGAAGACCAGGTAATTACACACATGATCTTCGCCAACAACATCCCCATAAAGGTTTTCACACTGGAAACCGGTCGCTTGTTCCCCGAAACTTATTACGTGTGGAACCGCACGATGGAGATATACGGCCAACCTATTCATGCTTATTACCCGGTGCACCACTTGTTGGAAGAAATGGTAAACCGTAAAGGCCCTAACAGTTTTTATGAGTCGGTAGAAAACCGTAAAGAATGCTGTGGAATTCGCAAGATAGAACCACTTCACCGTGCTCTGGCGGGCAACAAGCTGTGGGTAACAGGCATCCGGGCAGAGCAATCTCCCAACCGGGAAGACATGAGCAACGTGGAATGGGACGCGGGTAATAACCTGTACAAGTTCCACCCTATCTTCAACTGGACCTTGGATGATGTTAAGGCATACATCAAACTACATAATATACCATACAATACACTGCATGATCGCGGTTTTCCGAGCATAGGCTGCGCGCCCTGCACCCGTGCTGTACAGCCTGGCGAAGACTTTAGGGCCGGGCGCTGGTGGTGGGAAGACCAAAGTAAAAAAGAGTGCGGTCTGCACTCGCATGCAGTTGAACTAAATGATTTAAAAGAATGA
- a CDS encoding sulfate adenylyltransferase subunit 1, translated as MDILKFITAGSVDDGKSTLIGRLLYDSEAILADQLEALHASNRKNDDGTIDLAILTDGLKAEREQGITIDVAYKYFDTDKRKFIIADAPGHIQYTRNMVTGASNAGLAIILVDARKGVVEQTTRHSFLVSLLQIPQVVVAINKMDMVGYNEDVFNKIVADYKVLAGKVGLTNVTYIPVSALKGDNIVYPSSNMSWYIGDSLLSHLENVEIKIDDLSSHARLPVQWVVRPQTEELHDYRGYAGRVSSGSFRVNDKVTVLPSGFSSTVSKIELYEKQPYEAVAGMSVTLHLADNIDISRGDIIVSSAGQPQVSNLIEADLCWMDTRVLDTSLTYLVQHNTKTVRCKISEVLYKVNINTLEKDFDEEFKLNDIGRVVIKTAEPLAFDPYQVNKANGGAIIIDSRTNVTVGALMLRQAVD; from the coding sequence ATGGACATATTAAAATTTATAACAGCAGGCAGTGTAGATGACGGCAAAAGCACGTTGATAGGTCGCCTTTTGTACGATAGTGAGGCAATACTTGCAGATCAGCTGGAGGCGCTGCATGCATCCAACCGCAAGAACGACGATGGTACTATAGATCTTGCAATACTTACAGACGGCCTTAAAGCCGAACGCGAGCAGGGCATTACTATCGACGTGGCTTACAAATACTTTGACACCGACAAGCGTAAGTTTATTATTGCTGACGCGCCGGGACATATACAGTACACCCGTAACATGGTTACCGGTGCAAGTAACGCCGGTTTAGCCATTATTTTGGTTGATGCCCGCAAGGGCGTGGTCGAACAAACTACAAGGCACTCTTTCCTAGTGTCGCTACTACAGATACCGCAAGTGGTAGTAGCAATAAACAAAATGGACATGGTTGGCTACAACGAGGATGTGTTCAACAAGATTGTAGCTGATTATAAAGTACTGGCAGGCAAGGTGGGCTTAACCAATGTAACTTACATCCCGGTGAGTGCGCTGAAAGGCGATAATATTGTTTACCCGTCATCAAACATGAGCTGGTATATTGGCGACAGCCTTTTGAGCCACCTGGAAAACGTAGAGATCAAGATAGATGATCTTTCGTCACACGCCAGGCTGCCTGTGCAATGGGTAGTGCGCCCGCAAACAGAGGAATTGCATGACTATCGGGGTTATGCCGGACGTGTATCCAGCGGGTCGTTCAGGGTTAATGATAAGGTTACTGTTCTCCCATCCGGTTTCAGCTCAACAGTATCCAAAATTGAACTGTATGAGAAGCAGCCCTATGAAGCAGTAGCTGGCATGTCGGTTACTTTGCACCTGGCAGATAACATCGACATCAGCCGTGGCGATATCATAGTAAGTAGTGCCGGCCAGCCGCAAGTGTCAAACCTCATAGAGGCTGACCTTTGCTGGATGGACACACGAGTTCTAGACACGTCCCTGACCTATCTGGTTCAGCACAATACTAAAACGGTACGCTGCAAAATAAGTGAAGTGCTGTATAAGGTAAATATCAACACGTTGGAGAAAGATTTCGATGAGGAGTTTAAGTTAAACGACATTGGCCGCGTGGTTATCAAAACTGCCGAACCGCTGGCGTTTGACCCTTACCAGGTCAATAAAGCTAACGGTGGCGCTATCATTATTGACAGCCGCACAAATGTCACAGTAGGTGCGCTTATGCTGCGGCAGGCTGTGGACTAA